GTCGCCATCCCTTCGCTGCGGGCTGCGGCATCGTTGCGTATGAAAGGGCGTGCTGGTGTTAGGATTAGTGCTCCAGCTAGTGCTCTTGGACTCCACGCCATGTAAGCACACATCCAAGCATAGTGCGGCAACGACAAGGTAAGGGAAGCAGAAGAACAAGAACGAGATTGGGCCGCCCATGGATTGGATTGGAATTTCAGAGAAACAAAGGAAGGCAGATGCTTTCCTTGCCATGCGGCGGCAACTAGCTTAGCTCATCTTGTGGCTGCTGCCTGGTTATCCAAGCGCATGATCGCATACCAAGGAAGTAATCCTTTACAATTGCTCTGTTTTCGCATTGAGATGGACAAAAAAGAGGAACTCTAGCTAGCTATGCGAGCTGGTCGAATTTCTGCTCGGTCGGGTCACCTGGCGTCGCCCCGCCGGTGCTACTGAACCTGATATTGTGGCGCTGAAGCTCAtcgacggccgcgccgccggcacgAACGGCGGGTCCGACTCGCCGCTCAGCGTCACGAACAGCAGCTCCGGCTCTGGGCTCGAGCACGCCAGCCCCACCAGCAGCGCCCGCGCACCTCGCCGTCGTCCAACTCGCCGCCCAGCCGGGGGTCCACGGGACCACGGCGTCCAGGATGCGGGCCTCGCCGTGGAGGCTCCACACCCACTCTGGGCAAGGGGATGGTGACGACGCTCGAGCTGACGGCGTGACGCTTGAGCAGAAAACGGCGGCAGCGCAGGCCGTGTTGTTGGGCCGCACAAGACGCGAACGAGGTAGAGTGCCTGGGCTCAGCTGCTCCGTTGGATGGCACTGAACGGCTCCGATGCAGCGACTGCCGGGAGCAGTCACGGAGACTGACTGCAGAGGATCTCGTTCCACGGCGGCTTCTCCTCGCGAACGAACACCACCACCGGGCACCAGCCTATTCGCCAGCGCAGCCGCAGCGCGCCGTCCATGGAGCCCGCGCCGCTCTCGTCGCtgcaggaggaaggggagggggagccCGCCGGGGAGGACTCGTccgccttctccgccgccgccgtcccgccccGCCCGGCCACGCAGTAAGCCACCCGCCCGCCCCTCCCCCAAACTTCTCCTGCACCTCCCGAATGGCCGAATCTCCATCTCTTTCCCCCCTGTCCCCTGACCCGGTGCCTCCGCAGCAGCCACTCGCTCCACAAGTACGCGCCGCTGGACTGGTCCGCCTACTTCGACGAGGAGCGCCGCGTTGCCATCCCCGGCACCGACGATGTGCGTGCGCTTGACGACTAAGAATCTCAGGGTGGCTTTTTTTACTCCGCTGTCCTGCCGATGCGATCTAAATGCTGGGccgtttgtttttgtttctcttccctgttttgggttttcttccAGGTCTTCAATGTGTACACGGCCGGATCGGAGGGCCCCGTCGTGTTCTGCCTGCACGGAGGAGGCTACTCGGGGTAAGCCTGCGCGGCTGCGCCACGGTTTATTTTCTGCGAATCCTCTACATGTTGTTGTTGCTGAATTGCGCTAACACTCATGCCTTGGGGCCTTGCTGGAAATGCGTAGCACTGAGGGTGATTGAACTGGGTGTACCCTAAGTGGTAGTGTTTACTTTTACACTGTAAAGGTACCAGTGAGGATATATCATAAACGATTTTTTTTAACAACAACTGCTATCTGTAACATTCAAATTTGTGGGAGTGAAAAGCTTGTGCTTCAGGGCTACTTTTGAATAACCCAGGTGTGGAATGCTTGCTTTGTCTAATGAAGGGTCGCACACTTGCATCTTTCTGACTTCTGAGCCTTCTGgagtttttttctctctctctcctgggTGCCACTGAAAATATAGCAATAGCATTGTCTGCTGCAGTTGTGAAAGGTTTTTGTTAAATTTCGTTTTTGATTAATGATTAGTAGGTTTAATGGTGAAATGCTGCAATCAAATTGCTTTTGTTCCTGAAAATGTACGCAATTGATCTTGATTGATGGGAAGGTTCTAATCTCTAAATAGCTATAGGTGCCACTATAGGTGCTGTTGCGTATTTTGGCGCCTTGCCACTGTAAAGGCTATTTAAAACCTTGCTTGGTAGGGAAGCACGCGAAGACAAAATTTGTCTTGTATTTTTGCTAATCTTGTAACGCCTGCATTAATAGCTTGACCTTCTTATGCAATTTTACCATAGCAAAATTGTTTATTAAACAAAGATGTGCTTACGTTACTGTGATTATTCTTTCATCTCTTAGGCTTTCATTTGCTGTAGCTGCACGTCAAATGAAGGACAAGGCCCGTGTTGTCGCCATGGATCTACGGGGACATGGAAAGTCAACAACAAGCGATGATTTGGATTTGTCCATTGATGTATGCAACTTGTTTGTTATAATTGATTGTTACAGTCTCATACGTACGAGTTGATTGATGGTTGTACTTCAATTATGGAAGCTGTTTCATGACTTGTTGCCCACTGCTGGACACAATTTCAGTCTTTAAAAATGTTTTTTCACCACTGCAGACTCTTACTAACGATGTCATAGCCGTTATACGTACCATGTATGGAGATTTACCACCAGCAATTATACTTGTTGGACATAGGTGAGTCAGGACCATGCATTTTCCTCTCTTTATTTTCTTCTGTGCATGCATTCCAGGTTAACTGAAAGTTGTAGCTTGGTATAGCTGTGGCTTTCTGAAAGATAATATCAGCTGAGGAGGCAATGATCCTGAAAAGTTACTTT
This sequence is a window from Panicum virgatum strain AP13 chromosome 7K, P.virgatum_v5, whole genome shotgun sequence. Protein-coding genes within it:
- the LOC120641090 gene encoding protein phosphatase methylesterase 1-like isoform X2, whose product is MQRLPGAVTETDCRGSRSTAASPRERTPPPGTSLFASAAAARRPWSPRRSRRCRRKGRGSPPGRTRPPSPPPPSRPARPRTTRSTSTRRWTGPPTSTRSAALPSPAPTMSSMCTRPDRRAPSCSACTEEATRAARQMKDKARVVAMDLRGHGKSTTSDDLDLSIDTLTNDVIAVIRTMYGDLPPAIILVGHSMGGSVAVHVASRREIRNLHGLVVIDVVEGTAMASLVHMQKILSNRAQHFPSIEKAIEWSVKGGPLRNIESARVSIPSTLKYDESRECYTYRTPLEQTEKYWKGWYEGLSDKFLSCPVQKILLLAGTDRLDRALTIGQMQGKFQMVVVRHTGHAIQEDVPEEFASHILNFISRNKIGPNGVEIPGLIKKWGH
- the LOC120641090 gene encoding protein phosphatase methylesterase 1-like isoform X1, which encodes MQRLPGAVTETDCRGSRSTAASPRERTPPPGTSLFASAAAARRPWSPRRSRRCRRKGRGSPPGRTRPPSPPPPSRPARPRTATRSTSTRRWTGPPTSTRSAALPSPAPTMSSMCTRPDRRAPSCSACTEEATRAARQMKDKARVVAMDLRGHGKSTTSDDLDLSIDTLTNDVIAVIRTMYGDLPPAIILVGHSMGGSVAVHVASRREIRNLHGLVVIDVVEGTAMASLVHMQKILSNRAQHFPSIEKAIEWSVKGGPLRNIESARVSIPSTLKYDESRECYTYRTPLEQTEKYWKGWYEGLSDKFLSCPVQKILLLAGTDRLDRALTIGQMQGKFQMVVVRHTGHAIQEDVPEEFASHILNFISRNKIGPNGVEIPGLIKKWGH